The following nucleotide sequence is from Sphaeramia orbicularis chromosome 24, fSphaOr1.1, whole genome shotgun sequence.
cctttactttcctgggtctcaggagaataatTATGTGAAAGAATTAGTATTAGTAGATCGATGTAATATGCAATACTCATGTCAACATGTTTGAGTCCTGAGCAAAGACATTTactgtcattaacccataaagacccaaacagccaataccatctactgatgtaactgttcaatacctgttgattcactaatcctgtcactacatgtcaataattggtgtaaaatacagtttatcgtcttttcatggtcatcagatatgacccatttggatgttcagaggctccgtagtgaatgtggaaacactgtcattttcaacaacattgattcaccagtaaaatccatggcgttggatcagtgacagtggatgaacacactaggtttatgttcagttaatgttatattttgttgaaaaagtcacgttttcttcatttttctctgtttctgatattatgataatCAACTTCAATCTTTtatggagcttttatgaacatttacatggtcagtgaattaaatctaagaaaatacctgatttttattgaaaaaatgaaaaatatagaggataatattacaataaatggtgataaataacttaataaaggataaacagagtgaaaaattaatttgggaactgccacaaaagtagctctgggtctttatggattaatgacAGTTGTCTCTAAGCAATACATATGTGAAGGACACACAGTATGTGCTGAACAGATCTTATCATAGGAAATGTTGCCTTATTTTTGTTGATATCGACAGGACTTTATGGGTTACAAATTGAATAATATGAATAACATTGAATAACATGTAACTTTCTGTGATTTGCAGGTGGTGTGGTGCGCCGGGGTGCACCTCGCCCACAGCGTCCTGGCGGCCAACACATGCCCCAACAGCATCGTAGAGGAGTCCGCTCACAAAGTAAAGAATCCTTACCTCCTAAAGACCTGGACCTGGTGACTAAACGAATGCTTTCAGCCCGCCTGCTGAAAATTAATGAATTGCGTAATGCTCTTGTTGAGCTTCAGCAACGCACTGATGAGCTGCAGAAGGAAAATCGAATACTCCGACAAGTATGTGTAGCCCTCCACTATCATtaacaaagatgtgtttttaaaaaaaaatgtattcattatttttaatacagTGGCAGTTTGAtatatttctgctttttttgATGCTGCAGCTCCAGGTACGTCAAGAGAAGGCTCTGCAGCGCTATGATGACACAGAAAGTGAGATTTCCCAGCTGATATCACGCCACTCCAATGAGACCCATGTTCTACGTGAGCGGCTCAGGCGCACTCAGGAACGTGAACGGGCTGTCGAGCGGCGGTTGAAGGACAGTGAAGAGCAGCTGCAGAGAAGTAAGGCCACGATTGTTCGGCTCAAGAAGCTGGTTGACCAGAGAGAGTTGGGAGCCAGGGATGAGCTGAGTCGCAAGCTAGATGAAGAGAGGGCTCGAGGGCAAGAGGCAGAACACAAGATTAAGGTACATTTCTTGTCTGTTAAATGTATTCACCTACTCAATTTGTTGAAGCCAGTGTTTTGGTAGAGTATAGGCCGTAATTTAATATTTCACAGTACTAATGTTTTGAATAGgtcacatcattacagtttttttttttttttttttaatttagtagctATTTAGTCTTTCAGTTCTTTTCGTGATATTTTATGTTTGCAAAATTCTTAGTTTTTGAGTTATTATGATGAAACACTTGAAGctgaaaaaatgttgaatgataTAAAGCATGGCATCAAATATGAGTTATACAAACACTCATAGTCAAATTAATTTAAAGGTCCCATACTGAGCAAAACCATTTTATTATTGCACAACATCAACCATTAACAGTGGGGCTAAACAAAGCTACACTGATTTTACTGCACTTCTAtttcatttgattttattttgtatagttcatttttgcttaatttttttttttattttggaacaACAGTTTATATTGCAGAGCATAACATGTATAATATCAAGAGCAGTTTTGGACCCACTGCCATGCACATATTTAATAAATTtcaataagtatatatatattggGAGAGAAAATGTGtacaaattgacaaaaaaaaatcagggagAAGGGATTAGATGAGGTTTAAAACCATAATAAATGCAGAAACAATGACAATAAGGTAAAGTCAAACTTACGGTTCAGGCTTCCATAAGATCTGGTTGTAAAGGCTGTTCATTTatgcttttatttagtttttgaaaaccattttttaaatatttctttctTTCCCAGGTTTTCACCACTAGTTTTATTTCTGGTCTTTTTGTTAACTGTACTAAATCTGAGTCACATACAGACTTTTTGTACACTATTTATATATAGGTAAAGAGCATCAGATGTGTTAGTGACTGAGGAGCATTTCTGTCACTGAATCCTTGGTAATAAATTATAGATGTATGTTTCATAAGATTATACTTTACTTAGCTAGATGAACCATCGTTTTAGTTTATCATACATGGTCATGTAATAGGTGTAGACTTTTCAGCTCCATAAAAGCAGTCTCCATAATAACTGTCTACTATTATTTTAACCTATACTTGGCTTCAGTTTCCCTTTTGTCAGACAGCAGCTGTAAACtgcatttgtatgtttgaagGAGCTGGAACGCAGCATGGAGCTGAGCACCGGCAGCTTCCACAGGCAGCTGGCTGCAGAGAAGAAGAAGACCATCAGTGCCCAGGAAGAGATCAGGACTCTGCAGGAGGAGCTGGGTCAAATGACCAATAAACTCAAGGTGCctttaaactgtggttaaaataggatctttgttattgttattgtataTAAAGAACATTTTATGAAATATGTTAATTTATTATCTAtcaggagaaagaaagagaactAGATGCTAAAAACATTTACGCCAACCGCATGGCAAAACCCCCACAAAGAAGAGATGCTGACACCGGCATAAAGCGAAAGGGTAAGGCTGAACTGTTGCTTGGTTGGTATCTTTAACTAAACTGTTTATGTTAATATGCGGATCTAATACACTTTCCACACTTCCAGAGTTCAGTATTTACATTGTTTGTCACACACACAGTCTCTAGCAGGAACAGCACAAAGGCAGTGCAAACAGAAGCTCGGACGTCTAGTCCAGATTTCCCCACGCCTCCCCCTGCCATCACTGATGGCAACGAGTACAGCGAATCAGCTCCTGACGATTACTTGTCACTCAAGGTAAATAGCAGTAAAATCAAGTCATCATCATCCAGTCAAAAACAGTATTAAGGGTGAGCTCGATCCAAGGCCACGACccaatgaagaggaaaaaaatgtaactttggaACAACAGTGTGTCACTATATGTCCTGTCTCCTCAGTTTCTTCCAAAGTTACCACTGCATCAGCTATATTCCTCAATATGTGCTAGCTACATTAGGTAGCATGTGTAGTGAGATAGGTGGCAGATAGCTGCCAAGCAACTGAAACTCATGCTTTGAaatatagtcgcagaaaaaattatagaccaccccttgttttcttcaatttcttgttcattttaatgcctggtacaactaaaggtacatttgtttgggcaaatataatgataacaacaaacataGCTCAGAGGAGttttatttcagagctgatatctatccattttctatgttttcatgataaccaaaatcacttcagttcttacatcaatatctatggcattgtactggcaaaaacagtgcttttaggcattccatgttttcttttctgtctgttttagtcacatgatacacacaggagttaatacctgattgcataaccattgtttctgatgacttttgatggtgtaatatttttttccgcgactgtagatcatatcgttagcctcatagcatagctgcctaagtcatattttcgGCTAAATTgtaatatctgcataactttactctcctaacaatgctgcttcattttatccaGAAATTTCAATTTGGTCAAAAATGTGACTTAggaaattatgctatgaagctaacgatacATAAGTGGCTAATATATATGAGTGAATTTCACCTCTTTGGGTGAGATTCCTGAGGAGTTTTGGTACAGAAGTTAAATGGTAATTGTAGCTAATTGGCTAAAGTCACTTATTCCTAACTGCTGATAGAAGTTTGACATGGCCTCAGTCACAACAGTAAGTGTTGTATTGCAGAATGTACATATTGCATCTGctattacatattttgaacaaaAAATGAGGTCCATTTTACATCAATCCTTTCAACAAATAAGTCAGACAATGCACAAGCAAATTTGTGGTAATCCCCACTGTGGTGGTCTTGACCAGTCTTAAAATTAAATCCAGGACGTCTCTCAAACAGCAACACAAGACTAAGTAAAAATAGGCATGATTCAGTGATAGTCTAGAGTCCAGTTACTGTGCTTCCCTTTCCCTGATTTCTAAAGTTCATCTTTTATACTCTATTTTCAATCTGTCACCATCATTGGATTGTCATTTTCCcatcttttttatttcatataaATTGTCTCTTTGCAGGAGTTTGACAGAGTGGGCCAACATTCAGAGATAAACGACAGGCATCAAGACCAGGAACAACAGAAGATGACTGACAGAGAACAAGGACAAGGGAGTGCCTTTGTGAAGGAGAAAGATTGTGAGAGGAGACAACCACAGCAACTGAACCAGGAGCTTAATGTATTTGAAGAGAAGACGAAGAAACAAAGAAATCGTAAGACAAGTTAACAGCATTCATACACACAGTATTTCTATTACATTTGAAAGTTGGTTTACATGTAAAATGATGTTAGAATGAAGTAAAAACGCAATAATTATAAGGAGTAATGTAACAACTTTACTTAAATTGAATTTTCGCAGAATCAGAGAAGGAAAAAGATGATGACCGAAGTAGGAGAAGTTCCTTATTCaaccagaaggaggaggagaaaatcaCAAAGCGTAGCCATGtgcaggaggaggtggagaggtgGAACCAGGAGGCTCTGGCCAATCAGCAAACAGCAGATGAAGCTCGGCGCAAAAAAGAACATCTCCTGGCTAAGATGCGTGAAATAGACCGCCAAAACCAGGCAGTACAGGATACTATTTTTGATGTTACAAGTCCTACTAATAATTCCTCTGGGCAGAGAAACCCTGCCACTTCAATTTTTAGCCTCACAGCAACAGAGGAGACTGCAAGTTCACTAGGTGTTACCGACAGTCGGGAGTATGGAAGGAGAAGACCAGATGTAGAGAGTGGAGGAGTCACAACAGGAATGGGGAGAAGAGCAGTCCGATCCCAAAACTCCACTGACAGCATGGCATTCGGAGCCTATGCGCCCT
It contains:
- the lca5 gene encoding lebercilin isoform X1, translated to MESENTTHQFEDNRDVHLSRQSLQSTKTDSRASSSQKQICNKNSNDKIRDEEEKEDYVESRSKTRIWHPDPDRDQISDDGRKSAGSFYSDDYENESPSERSLSPYSRSRTPSPIPKRSVRGKRNSTSPLYKTGGVVRRGAPRPQRPGGQHMPQQHRRGVRSQSKESLPPKDLDLVTKRMLSARLLKINELRNALVELQQRTDELQKENRILRQLQVRQEKALQRYDDTESEISQLISRHSNETHVLRERLRRTQERERAVERRLKDSEEQLQRSKATIVRLKKLVDQRELGARDELSRKLDEERARGQEAEHKIKELERSMELSTGSFHRQLAAEKKKTISAQEEIRTLQEELGQMTNKLKEKERELDAKNIYANRMAKPPQRRDADTGIKRKVSSRNSTKAVQTEARTSSPDFPTPPPAITDGNEYSESAPDDYLSLKQEFDRVGQHSEINDRHQDQEQQKMTDREQGQGSAFVKEKDCERRQPQQLNQELNVFEEKTKKQRNQSEKEKDDDRSRRSSLFNQKEEEKITKRSHVQEEVERWNQEALANQQTADEARRKKEHLLAKMREIDRQNQAVQDTIFDVTSPTNNSSGQRNPATSIFSLTATEETASSLGVTDSREYGRRRPDVESGGVTTGMGRRAVRSQNSTDSMAFGAYAPSFGLSASRGTSSFSPTPPKEDRDSALEAIGIFSLRKMDTEKEKETERAGAKGRKSSLMHQLFGTLATPAGDMNTSNKMEMLSSPPPTNGVRSRREGLNSFNSGPSTPPASSINTLHVADSKPAICAITSFDEDIEELTL
- the lca5 gene encoding lebercilin isoform X2, which translates into the protein MESENTTHQFEDNRDVHLSRQSLQSTKTDSRASSSQKQICNKNSNDKIRDEEEKEDYVESRSKTRIWHPDPDRDQISDDGRKSAGSFYSDDYENESPSERSLSPYSRSRTPSPIPKRSVRGKRNSTSPLYKTGGVVRRGAPRPQRPGGQHMPQQHRRGVRSQSKESLPPKDLDLVTKRMLSARLLKINELRNALVELQQRTDELQKENRILRQLQVRQEKALQRYDDTESEISQLISRHSNETHVLRERLRRTQERERAVERRLKDSEEQLQRSKATIVRLKKLVDQRELGARDELSRKLDEERARGQEAEHKIKELERSMELSTGSFHRQLAAEKKKTISAQEEIRTLQEELGQMTNKLKEKERELDAKNIYANRMAKPPQRRDADTGIKRKVSSRNSTKAVQTEARTSSPDFPTPPPAITDGNEYSESAPDDYLSLKEFDRVGQHSEINDRHQDQEQQKMTDREQGQGSAFVKEKDCERRQPQQLNQELNVFEEKTKKQRNQSEKEKDDDRSRRSSLFNQKEEEKITKRSHVQEEVERWNQEALANQQTADEARRKKEHLLAKMREIDRQNQAVQDTIFDVTSPTNNSSGQRNPATSIFSLTATEETASSLGVTDSREYGRRRPDVESGGVTTGMGRRAVRSQNSTDSMAFGAYAPSFGLSASRGTSSFSPTPPKEDRDSALEAIGIFSLRKMDTEKEKETERAGAKGRKSSLMHQLFGTLATPAGDMNTSNKMEMLSSPPPTNGVRSRREGLNSFNSGPSTPPASSINTLHVADSKPAICAITSFDEDIEELTL